Proteins found in one Lysinibacillus fusiformis genomic segment:
- a CDS encoding aminotransferase class I/II-fold pyridoxal phosphate-dependent enzyme — protein MTFTSNLSTQTISLATKIEEQVRPYHAKVEEMAFYNQQKVLAAFRKHQVSDYHLHPSNGYGYDDEGRDNLERVYAEVFGAEAAIVRPQIISGTHAITLSLFGVLRPGDELLYISGQPYDTLQSIVDGGDKDTGSLKDYKIGYRHVDLLDNQAIDWAGVEAAITTQTKMIAIQRSKGYATRPSFTIDEIADMCAKVRKLAPEAVIFVDNCYGEFVEAQEPTEVGADLMAGSLIKNPGGGLAKIGGYIAGRADLVEKCAYRMTSPGIGAEAGATLNTLGDFYQGFFLAPHVVSQALKGAIFTAGMLEEIGMNTSPSYHAKRTDLIQSVSFQTAQQMIAFCREIQANSPINAHYAPEPAYMPGYEDDVIMAAGTFIQGSSIELTADGPIRPPFTAFIQGGLTYEHVKFAICSAVQAIQKS, from the coding sequence ATGACGTTTACATCAAATTTATCTACACAAACGATATCCTTAGCGACAAAAATAGAGGAGCAAGTGCGGCCTTATCATGCCAAGGTAGAAGAAATGGCATTTTATAACCAGCAGAAGGTGCTAGCAGCATTTCGCAAGCATCAAGTGAGTGACTACCACTTACATCCATCTAACGGCTATGGCTATGATGATGAGGGAAGGGATAACCTAGAACGTGTTTATGCGGAAGTATTTGGAGCAGAGGCTGCCATTGTTCGCCCCCAAATTATTTCAGGGACACATGCAATCACGCTTAGTCTATTCGGTGTTTTGCGTCCTGGTGATGAGCTGCTTTATATTTCTGGTCAGCCATATGATACATTGCAATCCATTGTTGATGGTGGTGATAAAGATACAGGCTCACTGAAAGATTATAAAATCGGTTATCGACATGTGGATTTACTAGATAACCAGGCCATTGATTGGGCAGGTGTAGAAGCGGCCATTACAACACAAACAAAAATGATTGCCATTCAACGTTCAAAAGGCTATGCAACACGTCCATCCTTTACGATTGATGAAATTGCTGATATGTGTGCAAAGGTACGTAAATTAGCCCCGGAAGCTGTTATTTTTGTAGATAACTGCTATGGTGAGTTCGTAGAGGCGCAGGAACCTACAGAAGTTGGTGCTGACTTAATGGCTGGCTCGCTCATTAAAAATCCTGGTGGAGGATTGGCGAAAATCGGAGGCTATATTGCTGGCCGAGCAGATTTAGTGGAGAAATGTGCCTACCGCATGACATCTCCAGGTATAGGTGCAGAAGCGGGAGCCACATTAAATACACTAGGTGATTTTTATCAAGGATTTTTCCTAGCGCCACATGTTGTATCGCAAGCATTAAAAGGTGCGATCTTTACAGCTGGAATGCTGGAGGAAATCGGTATGAACACTTCTCCAAGCTATCATGCGAAACGTACAGATTTAATTCAATCTGTGTCTTTCCAAACAGCGCAGCAAATGATTGCCTTTTGTCGTGAAATACAAGCGAATTCACCAATCAATGCCCATTATGCTCCGGAACCAGCATATATGCCAGGCTATGAAGATGATGTCATCATGGCGGCTGGAACGTTTATTCAAGGTTCCAGCATTGAGCTGACAGCAGATGGCCCAATACGACCGCCATTTACTGCTTTTATCCAAGGTGGACTAACATATGAACACGTTAAATTTGCAATTTGTAGTGCGGTTCAAGCCATTCAAAAATCATAA
- a CDS encoding MerR family transcriptional regulator encodes MSREIRRTMPLLSMSIVMQLTELSARQIRYYEEHHLIEPHRTEGNRRMFSLNDVDTLLEVKDYLEQGMNMAKIKKIFAKKKNPVATTDEQDLSDSELRQIMREEMRQAQRMQKSSIRRGDLSRFY; translated from the coding sequence ATGAGTCGTGAAATTAGACGAACTATGCCGTTATTATCGATGAGTATTGTGATGCAATTAACAGAGCTTTCGGCAAGACAAATTCGTTATTATGAAGAACACCATTTAATTGAGCCGCACCGAACAGAAGGCAATCGACGTATGTTTTCACTAAATGATGTCGATACATTGCTTGAGGTTAAAGACTACTTAGAACAGGGTATGAATATGGCGAAGATTAAAAAAATATTTGCTAAAAAGAAAAATCCTGTTGCTACAACTGATGAACAAGATTTAAGTGATTCAGAATTACGCCAAATTATGCGCGAAGAAATGCGTCAAGCACAGCGCATGCAAAAATCATCCATCCGACGAGGGGATTTATCTCGATTCTATTAA
- the cobT gene encoding nicotinate-nucleotide--dimethylbenzimidazole phosphoribosyltransferase produces the protein MQLLQDTIQNIQGADLKVMEQARQRIDALCKPPGSLGKLESIAVQLSGITGQLFPVIDKKVIIVCAADHGVCEEGVTTNPQDVTVFQTLNFPKGGTGVCAIAGITNAKVVTVDVGVKEDIPLDAGVLIHKIKYGTDNMAQGPAMSREEAIQSIEVGIRVATEEIRKGANVLGTGEMGIGNTTPSAAILAVLTDCDPIEVTGFGAGVGQGGIAHKAAIIEKAISLNTPNPKDVIDVLAKVGGLEIGAMIGIILGAAVHRKPVVIDGFISTIAALIAYKLEPKVKDYIIPSHASEEPGAKIAAALLGIEPMLYMNMRLGEGSGAALAFPILDAACSMMKNMVTLEESMQLLKR, from the coding sequence ATGCAATTACTACAAGACACGATACAAAACATCCAAGGTGCTGACCTGAAGGTGATGGAGCAAGCTAGACAGCGTATAGATGCCCTATGTAAGCCCCCTGGCAGTTTAGGAAAACTAGAGTCCATTGCCGTGCAGCTTTCTGGCATAACTGGACAATTATTTCCGGTGATTGATAAAAAAGTCATCATTGTTTGTGCAGCAGACCACGGTGTTTGTGAGGAGGGTGTAACCACGAATCCACAAGATGTGACGGTCTTTCAAACATTAAATTTTCCTAAGGGAGGTACAGGTGTTTGTGCGATTGCGGGCATTACCAATGCAAAGGTAGTAACAGTAGATGTTGGGGTAAAAGAAGATATTCCACTTGATGCAGGTGTCCTCATTCATAAAATTAAATATGGTACAGATAACATGGCACAAGGTCCAGCTATGTCTAGAGAAGAGGCTATTCAATCCATTGAAGTAGGAATTCGTGTGGCAACAGAGGAAATCAGAAAAGGTGCCAATGTACTTGGAACTGGGGAAATGGGCATCGGCAATACAACACCGAGTGCTGCGATATTAGCTGTTCTAACTGACTGTGACCCAATTGAAGTAACAGGATTTGGAGCAGGAGTTGGTCAAGGTGGAATTGCCCATAAAGCGGCGATTATTGAAAAAGCAATTAGCTTAAATACGCCTAATCCTAAAGATGTCATCGATGTTCTAGCTAAGGTTGGCGGGTTAGAGATAGGGGCGATGATAGGCATTATACTTGGCGCTGCAGTCCATCGTAAACCTGTTGTCATTGATGGATTTATTTCAACTATTGCCGCGCTCATTGCTTATAAGCTCGAACCAAAAGTAAAAGATTATATTATTCCTTCCCATGCCTCAGAGGAACCAGGGGCTAAAATTGCCGCTGCATTACTTGGCATTGAACCAATGTTGTACATGAATATGCGTTTAGGTGAAGGCTCTGGTGCAGCCCTAGCCTTTCCCATTTTAGATGCAGCCTGCTCGATGATGAAAAATATGGTGACTTTAGAAGAATCAATGCAGTTGTTAAAAAGATAA
- the glnA gene encoding type I glutamate--ammonia ligase yields MGKYTKEDIKRLIEEKNVSFIRLQFTDILGTIKNVEIPVSQLDKALENKMMFDGSSIEGFVRIEESDMYLYPDLDTFVVFPWTSEKGKVARLICDVYTAKGEPFAGDPRNNLKRILKKMEEMGFSSFNLGPEPEFFLFKLDAKGEPTLEVNDHGGYFDLAPTDLGENCRRDIVLELEEMGFEIEASHHEVAPGQHEIDFKYADAVTACDNIQTFKLVVKTIARKHGLHATFMPKPLFGEAGSGMHFNVSLFKGKENAFYDESTELGLSETAMQFMAGVLAHVQGFTAVTNPTVNSYKRLVPGYEAPCYVAWSAQNRSPLIRIPSARGLSTRVEVRSVDPSANPYLAMAVILEAGLEGIRQNLTPPAAINRNIYVMSEEERQANGIENLPAALDDALTLLAKDKVAQAALGEHIYANFKEAKEIEFDMYRTTVHQWERDQYLKMY; encoded by the coding sequence GTGGGTAAATACACAAAAGAGGACATTAAACGTCTCATCGAAGAAAAAAACGTAAGCTTTATTCGTTTACAATTTACAGATATTCTTGGCACAATCAAAAACGTTGAGATTCCTGTAAGTCAATTAGACAAAGCATTAGAAAATAAAATGATGTTTGATGGCTCATCTATTGAAGGTTTCGTTCGAATCGAAGAATCTGATATGTATTTATATCCTGATCTTGATACTTTCGTAGTATTCCCTTGGACTTCTGAAAAAGGGAAAGTGGCACGTCTCATCTGTGACGTATACACTGCGAAAGGCGAACCGTTTGCTGGTGACCCACGTAACAACCTAAAACGTATTCTTAAAAAAATGGAAGAAATGGGCTTCTCAAGCTTCAATTTAGGGCCTGAGCCAGAATTCTTCTTATTCAAATTAGATGCAAAAGGAGAGCCAACGTTAGAAGTAAATGACCATGGTGGCTACTTCGACTTAGCTCCAACAGATCTTGGCGAAAACTGCCGTCGTGATATCGTATTAGAGCTAGAAGAAATGGGCTTTGAAATTGAAGCATCACACCATGAGGTAGCTCCAGGACAACACGAAATCGACTTTAAATATGCTGATGCTGTTACTGCGTGTGATAACATCCAAACATTCAAATTAGTAGTTAAAACAATTGCTCGTAAACATGGCCTACACGCTACATTTATGCCAAAACCACTATTTGGTGAAGCAGGCTCTGGTATGCACTTTAACGTGTCACTATTTAAAGGCAAGGAAAATGCGTTCTATGATGAATCTACAGAATTAGGTCTTTCTGAAACAGCTATGCAATTCATGGCGGGTGTTCTTGCACACGTACAAGGTTTCACAGCTGTAACAAATCCAACAGTTAACTCTTATAAACGTCTAGTACCAGGTTATGAAGCACCTTGTTATGTAGCTTGGTCTGCACAAAACCGTTCACCATTAATTCGTATTCCATCAGCACGTGGTCTTTCAACTCGTGTAGAAGTACGTTCTGTGGACCCTTCAGCAAACCCATATTTAGCAATGGCTGTTATTTTAGAGGCAGGTCTTGAAGGTATTCGTCAAAACTTAACGCCACCAGCAGCTATTAACCGCAATATCTATGTGATGTCTGAAGAAGAGCGTCAAGCAAATGGTATTGAAAACTTACCAGCAGCACTTGATGATGCACTAACATTACTTGCTAAAGATAAAGTAGCGCAAGCAGCTTTAGGTGAGCATATTTATGCAAACTTTAAAGAAGCAAAAGAAATTGAGTTCGATATGTACCGTACAACCGTTCATCAATGGGAACGCGATCAATATTTAAAAATGTATTAA
- a CDS encoding trimeric intracellular cation channel family protein → MAWEVFSIIGTIAFAISGAIIAMEEEYDLFGVYILGIVTAFGGGAIRNLLIGLPVTTLWGQDMMFQIALAAITIFFIFPHHLIQHWHRWGNFTDAIGLSAFAIQGALYAVKLDMPISAVIVAAVLTGSGGGIVRDLLARRKPLVLRDEVYGVWAALAGLIIGFEVFTGDIFLYILFAVITALRILSYMMKWRLPLRKLNRA, encoded by the coding sequence ATGGCTTGGGAGGTTTTTAGTATTATAGGAACAATTGCCTTTGCTATTTCTGGGGCAATCATTGCCATGGAAGAAGAATACGATTTATTCGGTGTATATATACTTGGTATTGTTACGGCCTTTGGTGGTGGAGCAATTCGAAATTTACTCATCGGACTACCTGTCACAACACTATGGGGGCAGGATATGATGTTTCAAATTGCACTGGCTGCAATTACGATATTCTTTATTTTTCCACATCATCTGATTCAGCATTGGCATCGTTGGGGTAACTTCACAGATGCTATTGGCTTATCAGCATTCGCTATTCAAGGGGCACTCTATGCTGTGAAGCTTGATATGCCAATTAGCGCGGTCATTGTAGCTGCAGTTTTGACAGGTTCAGGTGGTGGTATTGTACGAGATTTATTAGCTAGACGAAAACCACTAGTTCTCCGTGATGAAGTCTATGGTGTTTGGGCAGCTCTCGCAGGGCTGATAATCGGATTTGAGGTTTTTACAGGGGACATTTTCCTTTATATTTTATTCGCAGTAATTACAGCGTTACGTATTCTTTCCTATATGATGAAGTGGCGCTTGCCATTACGAAAATTAAATCGTGCATAA
- a CDS encoding ABC transporter substrate-binding protein: MPKLSLQKKNFFVLFTLLLTFALLLVGCGEKSSNSSSSQENDKAEESNTESEATSREITHAMGTTTIEGTPTKIVTLYQGATDVAVAMGIKPVGVVESWTEAPVYNYMKNDLDGVAIVGQETQPNLEEIAKLKPDLIIASKVRHEEIYDQLSQIAPTVAHETVFDFKGTAEMMGQAMNQEDKVKELLGNWDTRVADFQTKIKEKLGDKWPFHVSVVNFRADHARIYVTGYAGSILSELGFQGPKNLTDDSLEIVKLTDKESITQMNADVIYMFMENDETVKKTYEDWTNHPLWKELDAVKANQVYQVDEINWNLAGGIISANLMLDDIYDKFELEK, translated from the coding sequence ATGCCAAAATTATCACTACAAAAAAAGAATTTTTTTGTACTTTTCACACTGCTATTAACCTTCGCGTTATTACTAGTGGGTTGTGGGGAGAAATCATCGAACTCCAGTAGTTCACAAGAAAATGACAAAGCAGAAGAAAGTAACACAGAATCAGAAGCTACTAGTCGTGAGATTACACATGCTATGGGTACTACAACGATTGAAGGAACACCTACAAAAATCGTTACACTATATCAAGGTGCTACAGATGTTGCAGTAGCAATGGGCATTAAGCCAGTTGGGGTAGTAGAATCTTGGACTGAAGCGCCTGTTTATAATTATATGAAAAATGATCTTGATGGCGTTGCAATTGTGGGACAAGAAACACAACCAAACCTTGAAGAAATTGCAAAGCTAAAACCAGATTTAATTATTGCTTCTAAAGTACGTCATGAAGAAATCTATGATCAGTTATCACAGATTGCTCCAACCGTTGCTCATGAAACAGTTTTCGATTTCAAAGGAACAGCTGAAATGATGGGTCAAGCAATGAATCAAGAAGATAAGGTGAAAGAATTACTAGGCAATTGGGATACGCGAGTTGCTGATTTCCAAACAAAAATCAAAGAGAAACTTGGCGACAAATGGCCATTCCATGTTTCCGTTGTCAACTTCAGAGCAGACCACGCTCGTATTTATGTGACAGGGTATGCGGGTTCTATTTTATCTGAGCTTGGATTCCAAGGTCCTAAAAATTTAACAGATGATTCATTGGAAATTGTAAAGCTAACTGACAAGGAAAGCATTACACAAATGAATGCAGATGTTATTTATATGTTTATGGAAAATGATGAAACAGTGAAAAAAACTTATGAAGATTGGACAAACCATCCACTATGGAAAGAGCTTGACGCAGTGAAAGCAAATCAAGTTTACCAAGTAGATGAAATCAATTGGAATCTAGCAGGTGGCATTATTAGTGCTAATTTAATGCTAGATGATATTTATGACAAGTTTGAATTAGAAAAATAG
- a CDS encoding CotD family spore coat protein has product MFQRRRHPAKGPHCCPPQMMPMQYDPPQFLPPEQYVRTNYIHTVVPHVQPAHVTTVNKHMIDHQYYFPCTESVVNECCETHTMCGMPPNPCHMPHHHKHMR; this is encoded by the coding sequence ATGTTTCAACGAAGACGCCATCCGGCAAAAGGTCCACACTGCTGTCCGCCACAAATGATGCCAATGCAATATGATCCACCGCAGTTTTTACCACCAGAGCAATATGTTCGCACAAATTATATCCATACGGTTGTTCCCCATGTTCAACCAGCACACGTTACAACGGTGAACAAACATATGATTGATCATCAGTACTATTTCCCATGCACAGAGTCTGTTGTTAACGAATGCTGTGAAACACATACAATGTGCGGTATGCCACCTAACCCTTGCCATATGCCACACCATCATAAACATATGCGCTAA